In Zingiber officinale cultivar Zhangliang chromosome 6A, Zo_v1.1, whole genome shotgun sequence, a single genomic region encodes these proteins:
- the LOC121998550 gene encoding receptor-like serine/threonine-protein kinase SD1-8 isoform X1 gives MVDVRFSCIIKLVIFNVLPISLTMKPRIVWLCSFLFFLGTIFFSPSIASDTLTVSTPLLDANRTTLISDGGRFELGFFSPVGSNNRYVGLWYHSISDNQTVIWVANRKSPVTDRSGRLSLTSDGVLTITDGNSTVVWSSDSQTALENPVAKLLNTGNFIVREARAADSDGAWQSFEFPADTYIPGMKLGWNLTSGRNYNITAWTSESDPSPSNYAIAIDYHGQAVIMDGQLLHWRGGPWNGFRFSGAEGMQRDNTLGISFDYVTGPDHVFFSEYLIDPSVIDRLVINTSGTLQHFIWIQAKQLWTFVGFQPHDECDSVARCGPNGVCHPEGSTLCKCLQGFTPRNNSGGLDGCVRITALDCVNGTDGFARQSSVKLPDTSTASVDWSAVSLEECRLRCLRNCSCTGYAQANLSGSGSGCVLWSTDLTDIKFYEGGTGQDLFVRVAAADLIISEFDTCSLSYHNFSSNDLAVSCSGTERKHGHWSPAVVVIDIVVPALAIFLVVFVVYCLCRRKKEHGKYFDDDTEETDLDLPLFDLDTILEATQNFSPSNKLGQGGYGPVYKGKFKDDGQEIAVKRLSETSSQGANEFKNEVMVIAKLQHRNLVRLLGCCIQGRERMLIYEFMPNGSLDALLFDPTKSETLDWKTRHNIIVGIARGLLYLHHDSRLRIIHRDLKASNVLLDKDMNPKISDFGIARIFGGDDTEVNTMRVVGTYGYMSPEYAMNGIFSIKSDVFSFGILTLEIISGKKNRGVFDSSSPVNLLDHVWNLWKEGKALNLVDKSIGDSFPTTEVLSCIKIGLLCVQELPEDRPTMNTLLKMLDTDISLLPEPTQPGFVNLRGLFDTESSSTNRSNISKNTVSHTLFEGR, from the exons ATGGTCGATGTAAGATTTTCATGTATcattaaattagttatttttaatGTTCTTCCAATATCCTTGACCATGAAGCCAAGGATTGTCTGGCTatgctccttcctcttcttcctcggaacaattttcttctctccctccaTTGCAAGCGACACCCTGACCGTCTCCACTCCTCTCCTCGACGCCAACAGAACAACCTTGATCTCCGACGGCGGCAGATTCGAGCTTGGATTCTTCAGCCCCGTCGGCTCCAACAACCGCTACGTAGGCCTATGGTACCACAGCATCTCCGACAACCAAACCGTTATATGGGTCGCCAACCGAAAGAGTCCGGTCACCGATCGCTCCGGCCGTCTCTCTCTCACCAGCGACGGAGTACTCACGATCACCGACGGAAACTCAACCGTCGTTTGGTCCTCCGATTCGCAGACAGCTCTAGAGAACCCCGTGGCGAAACTCCTTAACACAGGAAACTTCATCGTCCGAGAGGCCAGAGCTGCAGATTCCGACGGTGCGTGGCAGAGCTTTGAGTTTCCCGCCGACACGTACATCCCGGGCATGAAGCTGGGGTGGAATCTGACGAGCGGGCGCAACTACAACATTACGGCGTGGACGAGCGAGAGCGATCCGTCACCGAGCAATTACGCGATCGCCATCGACTACCACGGCCAGGCGGTTATAATGGATGGCCAGCTACTGCACTGGCGAGGCGGCCCATGGAACGGCTTTCGGTTCAGCGGCGCCGAGGGGATGCAACGCGACAACACCCTCGGCATAAGCTTCGACTACGTGACCGGACCCGACCATGTCTTCTTCTCCGAGTACTTGATTGACCCCTCGGTCATCGACCGGCTCGTGATCAACACCTCCGGCACACTGCAGCACTTCATCTGGATCCAAGCCAAGCAGCTGTGGACGTTCGTGGGGTTCCAGCCCCATGACGAGTGCGACAGCGTGGCCCGGTGCGGCCCCAACGGCGTGTGCCACCCCGAAGGGTCGACGCTGTGCAAGTGCCTGCAGGGGTTCACCCCTCGGAACAACAGCGGGGGACTGGACGGCTGCGTCAGGATCACGGCGTTGGACTGCGTCAACGGCACGGACGGGTTCGCGAGGCAGAGCAGCGTGAAGCTGCCGGACACCTCGACGGCGTCGGTGGACTGGAGCGCGGTGAGCCTGGAGGAGTGCAGACTCCGGTGCCTGCGGAACTGCTCCTGCACCGGCTACGCGCAGGCCAACCTCAGCGGCAGCGGCAGTGGGTGCGTGCTCTGGTCGACCGATCTGACGGATATCAAATTCTACGAAGGCGGAACGGGGCAGGATCTCTTCGTCAGAGTAGCAGCAGCCGACCTCATCATCAGTGAGTTCGATACATGCAGTTTGTCCTATCACAATTTTTCCTCCAATGATCTCGCCGTTTCATGCTCAGGCACGGAGAGGAAGCACGGCCATTGGAGCCCTGCGGTCGTCGTCATTGACATTGTGGTCCCGGCTCTGGCTATTTTCCTTGTGGTATTCGTTGTTTATTGCCTTTGCAGGAGGAAGAAGGAAC ACGGCAAGTACTTTGATGATGACACAGAAGAAACGGACTTGGATCTACCACTCTTCGATCTAGACACTATTTTAGAAGCCACCCAAAACTTCTCGCCCAGCAACAAACTCGGACAGGGAGGCTACGGGCCAGTGTACAAG GGCAAGTTCAAGGATGACGGGCAAGAGATAGCTGTGAAGAGGCTCTCCGAGACGTCGAGTCAGGGTGCCAATGAGTTCAAGAACGAGGTAATGGTGATTGCTAAGCTACAACATCGAAACCTCGTTCGACTTCTGGGATGTTGCATTCAAGGGAGGGAAAGGATGTTGATCTACGAGTTCATGCCTAACGGAAGCTTGGATGCCCTTCTATTCG ATCCAACAAAGAGTGAGACGTTGGATTGGAAAACACGACACAATATCATAGTTGGGATTGCACGAGGACTTTTGTATTTGCACCATGATTCTAGGTTAAGAATCATCCATCGGGACCTCAAAGCTAGTAACGTTCTTCTTGACAAGGATATGAATCCTAAAATATCAGACTTTGGAATCGCGaggatatttggaggcgatgataCAGAAGTTAATACAATGAGAGTTGTCGGAACCTA TGGATATATGTCACCTGAATATGCCATGAATGGAATATTCTCAATTAAATCTGATGTATTTAGTTTTGGAATATTGACACTCGAGATTATAAGCGGTAAAAAGAATAGAGGTGTTTTTGACTCTTCATCCCCAGTAAATCTTCTTGATCAT GTTTGGAACTTGTGGAAGGAAGGTAAAGCATTGAACCTAGTCGATAAATCAATTGGAGATTCATTTCCAACAACCGAGGTATTGAGTTGCATAAAAATTGGGCTTTTATGTGTTCAAGAGCTACCGGAGGACAGACCGACGATGAATACCCTGTTGAAAATGCTGGACACTGATATTTCTCTTTTACCGGAGCCTACTCAGCCTGGATTTGTGAATTTAAGAGGTCTATTCGACACCGAATCCTCATCGACAAACAGATCGAACATCTCCAAGAATACTGTTTCACATACATTGTTTGAAGGTCGTTAA
- the LOC121998550 gene encoding G-type lectin S-receptor-like serine/threonine-protein kinase At4g27290 isoform X2, which translates to MVDVRFSCIIKLVIFNVLPISLTMKPRIVWLCSFLFFLGTIFFSPSIASDTLTVSTPLLDANRTTLISDGGRFELGFFSPVGSNNRYVGLWYHSISDNQTVIWVANRKSPVTDRSGRLSLTSDGVLTITDGNSTVVWSSDSQTALENPVAKLLNTGNFIVREARAADSDGAWQSFEFPADTYIPGMKLGWNLTSGRNYNITAWTSESDPSPSNYAIAIDYHGQAVIMDGQLLHWRGGPWNGFRFSGAEGMQRDNTLGISFDYVTGPDHVFFSEYLIDPSVIDRLVINTSGTLQHFIWIQAKQLWTFVGFQPHDECDSVARCGPNGVCHPEGSTLCKCLQGFTPRNNSGGLDGCVRITALDCVNGTDGFARQSSVKLPDTSTASVDWSAVSLEECRLRCLRNCSCTGYAQANLSGSGSGCVLWSTDLTDIKFYEGGTGQDLFVRVAAADLIISTERKHGHWSPAVVVIDIVVPALAIFLVVFVVYCLCRRKKEHGKYFDDDTEETDLDLPLFDLDTILEATQNFSPSNKLGQGGYGPVYKGKFKDDGQEIAVKRLSETSSQGANEFKNEVMVIAKLQHRNLVRLLGCCIQGRERMLIYEFMPNGSLDALLFDPTKSETLDWKTRHNIIVGIARGLLYLHHDSRLRIIHRDLKASNVLLDKDMNPKISDFGIARIFGGDDTEVNTMRVVGTYGYMSPEYAMNGIFSIKSDVFSFGILTLEIISGKKNRGVFDSSSPVNLLDHVWNLWKEGKALNLVDKSIGDSFPTTEVLSCIKIGLLCVQELPEDRPTMNTLLKMLDTDISLLPEPTQPGFVNLRGLFDTESSSTNRSNISKNTVSHTLFEGR; encoded by the exons ATGGTCGATGTAAGATTTTCATGTATcattaaattagttatttttaatGTTCTTCCAATATCCTTGACCATGAAGCCAAGGATTGTCTGGCTatgctccttcctcttcttcctcggaacaattttcttctctccctccaTTGCAAGCGACACCCTGACCGTCTCCACTCCTCTCCTCGACGCCAACAGAACAACCTTGATCTCCGACGGCGGCAGATTCGAGCTTGGATTCTTCAGCCCCGTCGGCTCCAACAACCGCTACGTAGGCCTATGGTACCACAGCATCTCCGACAACCAAACCGTTATATGGGTCGCCAACCGAAAGAGTCCGGTCACCGATCGCTCCGGCCGTCTCTCTCTCACCAGCGACGGAGTACTCACGATCACCGACGGAAACTCAACCGTCGTTTGGTCCTCCGATTCGCAGACAGCTCTAGAGAACCCCGTGGCGAAACTCCTTAACACAGGAAACTTCATCGTCCGAGAGGCCAGAGCTGCAGATTCCGACGGTGCGTGGCAGAGCTTTGAGTTTCCCGCCGACACGTACATCCCGGGCATGAAGCTGGGGTGGAATCTGACGAGCGGGCGCAACTACAACATTACGGCGTGGACGAGCGAGAGCGATCCGTCACCGAGCAATTACGCGATCGCCATCGACTACCACGGCCAGGCGGTTATAATGGATGGCCAGCTACTGCACTGGCGAGGCGGCCCATGGAACGGCTTTCGGTTCAGCGGCGCCGAGGGGATGCAACGCGACAACACCCTCGGCATAAGCTTCGACTACGTGACCGGACCCGACCATGTCTTCTTCTCCGAGTACTTGATTGACCCCTCGGTCATCGACCGGCTCGTGATCAACACCTCCGGCACACTGCAGCACTTCATCTGGATCCAAGCCAAGCAGCTGTGGACGTTCGTGGGGTTCCAGCCCCATGACGAGTGCGACAGCGTGGCCCGGTGCGGCCCCAACGGCGTGTGCCACCCCGAAGGGTCGACGCTGTGCAAGTGCCTGCAGGGGTTCACCCCTCGGAACAACAGCGGGGGACTGGACGGCTGCGTCAGGATCACGGCGTTGGACTGCGTCAACGGCACGGACGGGTTCGCGAGGCAGAGCAGCGTGAAGCTGCCGGACACCTCGACGGCGTCGGTGGACTGGAGCGCGGTGAGCCTGGAGGAGTGCAGACTCCGGTGCCTGCGGAACTGCTCCTGCACCGGCTACGCGCAGGCCAACCTCAGCGGCAGCGGCAGTGGGTGCGTGCTCTGGTCGACCGATCTGACGGATATCAAATTCTACGAAGGCGGAACGGGGCAGGATCTCTTCGTCAGAGTAGCAGCAGCCGACCTCATCATCA GCACGGAGAGGAAGCACGGCCATTGGAGCCCTGCGGTCGTCGTCATTGACATTGTGGTCCCGGCTCTGGCTATTTTCCTTGTGGTATTCGTTGTTTATTGCCTTTGCAGGAGGAAGAAGGAAC ACGGCAAGTACTTTGATGATGACACAGAAGAAACGGACTTGGATCTACCACTCTTCGATCTAGACACTATTTTAGAAGCCACCCAAAACTTCTCGCCCAGCAACAAACTCGGACAGGGAGGCTACGGGCCAGTGTACAAG GGCAAGTTCAAGGATGACGGGCAAGAGATAGCTGTGAAGAGGCTCTCCGAGACGTCGAGTCAGGGTGCCAATGAGTTCAAGAACGAGGTAATGGTGATTGCTAAGCTACAACATCGAAACCTCGTTCGACTTCTGGGATGTTGCATTCAAGGGAGGGAAAGGATGTTGATCTACGAGTTCATGCCTAACGGAAGCTTGGATGCCCTTCTATTCG ATCCAACAAAGAGTGAGACGTTGGATTGGAAAACACGACACAATATCATAGTTGGGATTGCACGAGGACTTTTGTATTTGCACCATGATTCTAGGTTAAGAATCATCCATCGGGACCTCAAAGCTAGTAACGTTCTTCTTGACAAGGATATGAATCCTAAAATATCAGACTTTGGAATCGCGaggatatttggaggcgatgataCAGAAGTTAATACAATGAGAGTTGTCGGAACCTA TGGATATATGTCACCTGAATATGCCATGAATGGAATATTCTCAATTAAATCTGATGTATTTAGTTTTGGAATATTGACACTCGAGATTATAAGCGGTAAAAAGAATAGAGGTGTTTTTGACTCTTCATCCCCAGTAAATCTTCTTGATCAT GTTTGGAACTTGTGGAAGGAAGGTAAAGCATTGAACCTAGTCGATAAATCAATTGGAGATTCATTTCCAACAACCGAGGTATTGAGTTGCATAAAAATTGGGCTTTTATGTGTTCAAGAGCTACCGGAGGACAGACCGACGATGAATACCCTGTTGAAAATGCTGGACACTGATATTTCTCTTTTACCGGAGCCTACTCAGCCTGGATTTGTGAATTTAAGAGGTCTATTCGACACCGAATCCTCATCGACAAACAGATCGAACATCTCCAAGAATACTGTTTCACATACATTGTTTGAAGGTCGTTAA